From the Chryseobacterium fluminis genome, the window ATTAGTTTTCAATCACATTGATCCTTGGAATGAAGATAATAAAATATTAGCTAGTAAATTATCTGCTGCAGGTGTAAAGGTAGAAAGTAATAATTATATAAGAGATACTCATGAATTCTTTTCAATTGCAATTATAGTGCATCAGGCAAAGGATCCGTAAGCGTATGCCCCTCAACAAATTTTAGATAATTCACTGTTTTATTAATAGATAACAGATCGTAGTTTATTTTACGATCCCTGTTTTTTAATTATCAGTTGAAGTGGATTATATAAAAAGAAAGAAAGGATCTAAAATTAGAAGTTATCCGGAAAATTGAAATCTTATCGTCTGTTCATTTTATGAACAAGGTGCGGGACAGAACCTTAGAGTTTGAAGAGAAATAAGTTTAACGTAATAATTTAGATTATAAACACTGTAACTGTGGGTGGAACTCTAACGAGAACCCTGAATGAGGTTGATTTATCTAACGCTGATCCATTACTGGTAGTAATGCAAGTTCAGGAGAAAAACAATCTTAAATATCGCCTATTCTATTTTGTCTGAAAAGGATTATACTCAAAAATACCTTATACTGCCACAGCATCGTACGTAAACACTAATTTTTAAATAAGTCCTTAATACTTAGAAAGTGTTGAGGACTTTTCCATTATTAATCCGTGTAGTTATTTTACTACATGAACTTCCATTTTCTACTACAAAGAAAATTTTATCACCGCTGTAGCTTTGTAGTGTTCAAAAAGAGGATAATTAGATAAGAATAAAAATCAAATATTAATGTCATGAGAAATCAAATCGCCATCGCAGCCTTAACTATTGTAGCAATCATATTAGGGACTAATAATATTCAGGCTCAGAATACGACCGCAACCACCACCGTAAGCATTACCCTGAATGATGTAATCTCTATCGACGCTGGCAGTACTGCAAGTGGTGGTGCAGTTGCCTTTAACTATGCTACTGCTGCGGATTATAACTCGGAAAAAACAGTGGCCCAAGCCAATGCTTTGAAAGTTACTTCAACAAAGAATTTTAATGTAAAAGTAAAAGCAGGCGGGGCAAACTTCGTAAACGGAACCAACTCAATCCCGGTAGATGTTTTGACCATCAAAGCTTCAGCAGCTGCCGGAACTATGGGCGGAACAAAAAACGTTGTTGTTTTATCAGCAACAGATAAGACTTTAGTGGCCAATGCTCCCCTTGGAAGCGCCTTAACCCTGAATCTGGATTATACCATCCCGGCTGCGAAATCATCTTCTTCTGATATTTTAGGAAAACCGGCCGGAACATATACACAAACGGTAACGTATACTGCGACTGCCTTATAATAAAAATAACCAGCAATTTTATAGAATCCCTTAATATGTAGAAAGTGTTGAGGGCTATTTTGATGTGATTAACTTTGAATGATACCTGTTTGTAACCTGACTTTACATGTCTAAAAAAATCTTAAAAACAATCACTACCATAATGAATACGGGTATTAGATAATTCTATCGGTTTGTATCGTAGCATTGTATCATTTTTCATTGTGGATGCTAACTATACAATATTGTTGCAAATTCCTACAGATGAACATATAATAAATCCAAATTTTTTAAAAAATCACTGTCAACTATGGTTTTCCATATTTATGTGAATCTTTAATTGAATACTTTTACAGAAATAATATTTTCTTGCTTTCTCTGAATTCATATGGACAAGATGTGAAAAGAGAAAGTGAGGCAACAAAAACCAAATGGATGTTTTTGCTTCAAAAACAGGAAGCATTACTAAATTTGTTGACACTCAACTTCCAAGTCTGAAAGCTTCTTTTGTATCTCCAGAAAAAAGAATTAGAAAAATTTCAAACGGTTGATCAACTGATTATTTTTATCAAATTGGAAAAGAAGGAAAATATAGTAATACGGCTGCATCAATCGAATATAATGATTTAATTGAAGTTTTAAAAGCTATCATAGTTTTTAAAAATGATGTAAACAATGATATTGTTTCGAACCCAGCTTATATGTACAATAAGTTTATAACTGTTGATGGCTTTTAAGTTGGATATAACAGCTATTTGAAGAGATTATAAATTTTATGGTAGATTCACGTATACTTTTCGCAAGAAATTTATCTGATAAAGACTATTTCTGATTAACTTTACTTCCAAAGTGAAAAAGATATTTAATAATTTTATCCTGATTGTCTTATTGTTAATGATTCCCGTGATTTCATCACCGGATTTTGACGGTATGCTTTCGGTATTTAATTCTGAACCTTTTCAAAGAGATTTTCTGAGATTTGTTTTAACTATCGGATTCTTTTACCTGAATTCTCTGGTTTTGCTTCCGAATTTATTCAGCAGGAAAAAGATTGTTGTTTTTTCTGCCATAGTTATTTTGAGTTATGCAGTGGTGATATTTCTCCCATTTTCACTACTTCCGAATCGTCAGGGAGCCAATATGAGTAATCCGAAAAATGACATGGGAATGAGTAGACCTACAGACAATGATAGGTTCAGAGAAAATAATTCTCCACGATTTTCTGAGAACAGATTGCATCCCGAAGAAATGGGAGCGAAAAAAGACAATACTTTGCCGAAGAAAATTTTCACTTCGATTCTGCCATTTCTGTTTTCGTTTTTAAGTTCGCTTTTTATTTACAAATCGAATGAACAACGCGAACTGGAAAGGTCAAAAGCCAAATCGGATCTTCTCAATCTGAAATACCAGTTGCAGCCACATTTTCTGTTTAATATTCTCAATTCGATCTATTCACTGGCATTATTGAAATCTGATGACACACCTGACGGAATTCTGAAACTTTCAAACGTGATGCGTTATGTAGTTCAGGAAAGCAGCAAAGATTTTGTTGAACTGACAAAAGAAACTGATTATATAAAAGATTATATTGCACTTCAACTCATAAGGACAGACTTAAGTCTGGATTTTTCTTATATTGAGATCGGTGATTTGAAAAATCTGAAAATAGCGCCTTTTATTTTAATTAATTTTATTGAAAATGCTTTCAAATATGGTTTCAATGCCGAAGAAAACTCTAAAATAGAAGTCAAATTACTTGTACAGGAAACTGTCCTGAATCTAATTGTTTTTAATAAGATTGTTACCGCAGATATTACCAATGAAGAAAGTCTGAAAATAGGTTTGAAAAATACTTTTGAGCAACTGAATCATGTTTATCCAAATAAACATACCATCAACATCCATAAAACTGCAACAACTTACCAAGTGGATTTAACAATAAACTTAAATTAAATGATAATTAGAGCCATTGCTTTGGACGATGAGATTCTTGCGTTGAAAATTATAGAGAATTACGCAGAAAAAATTGACAATCTATCTCTGGAAAAGATATTCAATAAACAAAGTGATGCCCAAAAATATCTGAATAAATTCCCGGTGGATCTGATATTTCTCGATATAGAAATGCCTGCGAAAAACGGGTTAGACTTCTATACAAATATTTCCCAGAATACCAAAGTGATTTTCACGACGGCCTTTTCAGAATATGCTGTCGATGCTTTCAGTGTGAATGCTGTAGATTATCTTCTGAAACCTTTTTCGTTTGAAAGATTCAGGGCTGCGGTTGAAAAAATCAAAATCAATATTGATGCTACTGATGCAAAATATCTATCAATCCGTGCAGATTATAAACTTCACAAAATCAATTTTCAGGACATTCAACTGATCGAAGGTCTGGATGATTATATTCAGATTCATCTCAAAGATTCTACAAAAATTACAGCCCGCTCGTCAATGAAAAGTATTCTGGAAAAACTTTCTGAGAAAGATTTCATGCGCGTACACCGTTCCTTTATTGTTCCTGTAAATGACATCAAGACCATTGTCAATAAAAACATTCATGTTTCAGATTTTATTATACCGATTGGAGAAACGTATAAGGATGTGGTTATGCGGATTGTGAATGGATAATTTTTTAGGAAGCTTTCTCCTTGCTTTCATTTATAAACTTAACGAAGCGTTCAATAAAGTTAATCTTTTTTTCAAAAAGGGTTTCCACAATCAGGATTTTGAAACTAACCCTTCAAATATCCAATATCTTTTGACACCAGAGCTCCAGTCTTGCTTCTTTCTCATTGATTCAGCTAATCTTGTTACTCGATTTTAAAAAGATGGGAATTTTTATGTTAGTTTTTTTTAAACAAATTATCGCTCGACTTTCAATGATCCTCCAAAACACTTGCGCATCGAACTTTTAAAAATATTCTTAAAGTTTCATAAAAAACATGCGTTCTCCGACACATTTTTTTTGTTTACCTCATTAATTTTAATGTAAGTCAATTGGGAAATACCTTTGGCGTAAGAAAAATGAGAGAGATGAAAACAATCGACAGAAAAGGTTTTTTAAGAACCTTAGGAATTGCAGGTGTCGCGGCAGTTGCCGCACCGGTTTTGATGCATTGCGGAAAGGATGATGAAGATTCTGAAACAGGGGTAATTGACAATACAATTTCTAATGCCTGTGCCGCAACAAACTCCGAAACTGAAGGTCCATTTCCCACTAAGACGCCTTCAAGTTTGGTGCAGACCAACATTGTAAATGACAGAACGGGAGTTCCGTTGACCATTGCGCTGACGATTCAGAACGTAAAGGCTAACTGTGTCAGGCTGCAGGGCGTCATTGTAGACATCTGGCACTGTGATAAAGACGGAAACTACTCTGAATATGGCGGAACGGGAATGCAGTCGGCCAATTACACTTCTGTTCATTTTTTAAGAGGCAGACAAACCACTGACGCCAATGGAGAGGTGAATTTCACATCCATATTTCCGGGCTGGTACAACGGTAGGGCGACTCACATTCATGTTCATGTTTACAGTGCGGCAGGACAGTCGCTTTTGGTAACGCAGATTGCATTTCCGGAGGGAAGCAGCAGCGCTGTCGTTCAGGTAGCCGCGAGTTCCGGATACAAAGGAATGAGCGGATATACCTACAATTCGAATGACAATGTTTTCAGTGACGGAACTTCCAGTGAGATGTCTGCAATTACGGGAAGTTTAAGCGGAGGTTTTGCACTGACTCATACGATAAAAGTATCGGTTTAGGTTTGGTCTTAATTCATTTTACAAGCGGTAAATGAGCATGAAAGCACTTTCTAATGAAGATGAAATTCATTGATCGCTTTTAATTTTTAAAATTATGTTAGTTCAGACACCATCAAAAATATTCAAATCAGATTTTGCTGTTTGGAAAGATGAAAATTCCTGCCGGATCAGGAAAATATTGACTGAAGAGAAAGATTTAAATCTCAGAAAAGTAACTGAGATTGTTTTTGATCAAGGAGGAAAATACCGTTTTGAATATAAGGCAAATTGCAATCTGATGATTTTGGTTTTATATGGTGAAATATTAATTAATGATTTCAACAAGCAGATTTCGGCGCACGAGGTTTTCACTTTAAAATCTACAGAAACCGATTTTTTAAGCTTAAAAAATAATCTTGAAGAGGAAAAGGCCGATGTTTTAATTGTTGAGCTGGAATCTAAAAACAATGACAATTCTTTTCTGATCAAAGATCTGAATATTGATTTGAGAAATTCATTGATCCAGATTGCTGAAGATTTTGATTATCCCAATTTTATAGGATTGTATGATGGCAGAAAAGAAGATACTTATATTTTTTATAAGTCACAAAAATCAGTCTTCGGAATGGTCATCAATGGTGCGTTTGAATTTCAGAACAGAATGTTGGAAACCAGAGATGCTATTTTGCTGAGTGAAATCGAAACTCTTGAATTTGAAGCTTTGAGTGAAAATGCCTTGATTTTACTTCTCGAAATCTGAAAAAAAAGACATTGTGAAAAACAGTCAACTCAATGCTTTCCGCAAAGAAACCATTTTCCCAATTAATCTGGATGAGAAATCGGCGGTGAGTATTGATCTTTTTGAAAATGACGGCCGCAAAATCTTCTCCGTTATCAAGCATCAGTATCTTTCAACAGGAGAACAGAAGGTCAAAATCTCCGGGAACCAATTGCATTCAGGGAAATACACCGCAAAAATTAAAATTGAAAACTCTAAAGGAGAATTTATAGAAATTATGGAAGTTATAGTTAATTAATAATACTCGAAATAGATTATTTTGTCATTTAAGTGGTGTTTAGGATCAGGGTGGTGTAAAAGCTACCTTTTTTTTTCGCTAAACTCAATCAACAGTTAACAAATATCAACGATGAAAAGAAAAATAAGATTGGCATTTCGTATCGTTATCGATCAAAAATCAGAAATGATCTGGGATAAATATATTTTCAGAGACACCTATTTTGAATATAAAATTCAGCATCAGGTTTTCGACAGCCAAGAAAATCCTGTAAAAAACTACTGGGAACTTATGGCTAAAAACCCCAATGCAGCTCAAATTTCTTTTCTGCTGAGTTCTGCTGTCAGCAACTATGTTCTGCAATTAAACGGCGAGATCAAAAGCCTTCCGGACGTTCTGGGAAATACCTTTTTCCCGATTGAGAATTTCAAACTGGATTTAGTCAGTTCAAACACAGAAGATCCATCAAAACATAAAATCGGACTGACATTTTTCACACCCGAGTTTCTGCTCATCGATATCATCGACAATAAATATCTTCTGAGCAAGGACGTTGAAAGCGAAAATAGTTTTGAAACTTTTATGTTTGCTTTTCATCCAGCGGTTGGCATTTCTCATTATACAGTGCTCTGATTCGTAATCATAAAGGTATAGCTCAGAGTTTAATTAAAACAAAACCTCGCAGCTTATGAACTGCGAGGTTTTTAAACAGGTTTTAAAATACTTTTTTAAAATGAAACTGTATTTACTTTTGCTGTGGTTGAGGTGGTAAAAGTACTTTTTAAAGTACCTCCTGTCGTAGAATACGTTCCTCCGGTGTACAAGCCCCATCCTAAAGTTCCTCCGATGTAGCTTCCGCCGGTGTAAGTTCCTCCGAAATAAACTTTGTAGCCCGTTCCCTGAGTAAGATTCGGGCTTGAAAAATGGAAATAATAAACCCCGTTTTTAGGTTTAAAAGTAACCATTTCAGTTCCTGCAGCATTTTCTATATGAAAAACAGAAGTTGCTGCCAGCTGGGCACTTGATTTCAGATACATGCCAACCTGTGTGGAAAGGGTGCTCATGGCTTTGGTCATGTTTGCATTGGAACCTCCTGAGATCAGCAGTCCACCATTCATAAGAAAAGTTCCGTTGAAATCGATTCCTTCTTCCGGCTGGCTTGTCGGGCCATTGACAATGGTAGTTCCGCCTGTGATGGTAATGTTTCCGTTGCTGTCGATGGCATCGCTTCCGGTAACCACCACAATTCCTCCGCTGATATACAGATGGCTGTTGTCGTTGGCTTCGGTTCCCCCGGAAACGGTTCCGTAGGTCGCGTTAATGCCGTCATTAGAGGCAGTGATATTGTTCACACCACCTGTAAATGTAATGATTGGGGCTTCTACACCTTCACCCACACCAGAGGTTGCTGAGATTGCTGAGACGGTATTGGTGCCACCGTTTACGGTGATTGATGCATCAGAATGGATGCCGTCATCAGTTGACGTGAATTTATTTAATCCATTATTGATGATAATCGCACCTGCTGCTACCAAAGTTTTAGGATGACTGTAATCGGTTCCTGAGACCAAAAATCTGGTTCCTGTTGTCGTGATATTCAACTCAGGAATCCCCACAGCACTTCCAATGGTTACTGTTCCGTCTGCTTTTAAGCCTTTTCCCCCTGTTCCTGAACTTGTTGTAGTGACGGTACCTGCGCTAATCAACAGATTTCCGTCGGCAGAAACAGCAGAAGAAGAATAGGAATCTAAAACACCTGTGGTATTCATGTAGGTAGCTCCGTTTCCGGCAGTAGTAACAGTTATGGAACCGCCGTTGACGGTAATGTTCTGACCTGCCGAAATTCCCTTTCCGCCATTGGCTGTAGATGCCAGATTTAAATTTAAAGTTCCGCTGTTGATGATAACGTTCGTGTCTGTTTTGATTGCAGTAGAGTAGGATGGATCAAAACCATTTCCTGAAGCAGTAAGAACAGCTGCGCCGGAAAGGGTGGCTGTCACGGTTCCACCTCCAAAAGTAATGTTTCCTTTTGCACTGATGGCTTTAGACTGGGCTCCGGTTAAACTGAGATTAATGTTGCCTCCTGAAATCGTAATTGTGGAAGTCCCTGTTTTTATGGCTTTCACGTCTGGTGAAGTCAAAGTTGCCGTGATGCTTCCTCCTGTTACGGAAACTGCATTGTCGCCTGCATCAATTGCATCGGCAGTGGCGGTGATACTTACTGTTCCGTTGTCCATGGTAAATCCCTCGGAATGAAATCCGTCTGATGCTGCTGCAATAACCTTTACTGTCCCGCTTTGTACCTCTATCCCTGCCGGGGTGGATACGCCGTGTTTTTTAATTCCGGTGATATCCAGAATCCCTGAGCCCGAGAAAATAATTTTTCCGTCTGTTTGAAGTGCTCCATTTTTGGTGCTTCCTGAACCATCGATAAGGGAATTATTGGTTCCTGACTGTGATGAAAAGGTATGAACCTGTCCTCCCGTTATATTGATTGCCGGCCCCGCAGAATTGGTAATATTGACATTATTTAAGACAAAATGGGAAGGCAGTGTAGAACTCATTGTCAGACTTCCCATGGTGCTGGTTCCCAGTAAATTGTATTCCAGATTGCTGATGGTGGCAGTTGAAACCACATTAACAGTTCCAGCAGTTGCCGTAATATTAACACCCTGGCTGGCATAAGGATTGATGATGGTTGCATTCTCTGTTCCCTTATAAATAATGTATATTTTGGTAAGATTTACAGGATTGGAAGTGAATGTCAGACTGTCAATCGCGGTTTTCGGGATGTCTAAAACGGTTGTGTTTCCTGATAATTTAAACTTGGAATAACTGGCATCAAGTTTAATGCTATCCACAACCGAAGTGGAGCTGGCAAACATATTGTTACCCGAATTATGTACAACGATAGTCTGCTGTGCCTTCACGATTAATCCAAGAAGGATAGCGATGATAAGGTAAAACTGTTTTTTCATTTCTTGATCATTTTAAGTGTTGTCTGACCTGCCTGTAATAAATAAAAGCCTGCGCTCAGGCTGCTGATATTGATCTCTTCGTCCGGTTGAAAAATTCCTTTTAAAACCAAAATTCCCGATGAAGAATAGATCTTTACATTCATTCTTTCCTTCTTGTCAGAAGAAATTTTTATAAAATCTGTGCAAGGATTTGGGTAAAGCCGAAGTTTGGATTTATTCTGTCCGATTTCCTGTGTTGCCAGATTTAAACTGGTAAAGGTGATTTTCCTGATAATGTTTGTTGGAATGGAAACATTGGCTGCCGCGTAGGTCGTACTCACGAGAAGATTGGTTCCTGAGAAATATAATTTCCCGCTGTTATCAACCGTGTAATCCTGTGTTGCTCCGGTGTAGTAGGTAACTTTAATAGTGGTCTGGCCGAAAGTTGAAATACCCAGGGACACCATACCAACCAAGAAAAGTTTGTTTAGAATGTTAAAATTCTTCATTGTTATGCTATTTTACAGAACAAAAGTAAATCCTGCTTAATAATGAAAAAATATTTTGAGGTAAACGGATGAAATGTGTCGGTAAAAATAATTTAGGAAA encodes:
- a CDS encoding peptidoglycan-binding protein LysM; its protein translation is MRNQIAIAALTIVAIILGTNNIQAQNTTATTTVSITLNDVISIDAGSTASGGAVAFNYATAADYNSEKTVAQANALKVTSTKNFNVKVKAGGANFVNGTNSIPVDVLTIKASAAAGTMGGTKNVVVLSATDKTLVANAPLGSALTLNLDYTIPAAKSSSSDILGKPAGTYTQTVTYTATAL
- a CDS encoding sensor histidine kinase, which translates into the protein MKKIFNNFILIVLLLMIPVISSPDFDGMLSVFNSEPFQRDFLRFVLTIGFFYLNSLVLLPNLFSRKKIVVFSAIVILSYAVVIFLPFSLLPNRQGANMSNPKNDMGMSRPTDNDRFRENNSPRFSENRLHPEEMGAKKDNTLPKKIFTSILPFLFSFLSSLFIYKSNEQRELERSKAKSDLLNLKYQLQPHFLFNILNSIYSLALLKSDDTPDGILKLSNVMRYVVQESSKDFVELTKETDYIKDYIALQLIRTDLSLDFSYIEIGDLKNLKIAPFILINFIENAFKYGFNAEENSKIEVKLLVQETVLNLIVFNKIVTADITNEESLKIGLKNTFEQLNHVYPNKHTINIHKTATTYQVDLTINLN
- a CDS encoding LytR/AlgR family response regulator transcription factor — translated: MIIRAIALDDEILALKIIENYAEKIDNLSLEKIFNKQSDAQKYLNKFPVDLIFLDIEMPAKNGLDFYTNISQNTKVIFTTAFSEYAVDAFSVNAVDYLLKPFSFERFRAAVEKIKINIDATDAKYLSIRADYKLHKINFQDIQLIEGLDDYIQIHLKDSTKITARSSMKSILEKLSEKDFMRVHRSFIVPVNDIKTIVNKNIHVSDFIIPIGETYKDVVMRIVNG
- a CDS encoding dioxygenase family protein → MKTIDRKGFLRTLGIAGVAAVAAPVLMHCGKDDEDSETGVIDNTISNACAATNSETEGPFPTKTPSSLVQTNIVNDRTGVPLTIALTIQNVKANCVRLQGVIVDIWHCDKDGNYSEYGGTGMQSANYTSVHFLRGRQTTDANGEVNFTSIFPGWYNGRATHIHVHVYSAAGQSLLVTQIAFPEGSSSAVVQVAASSGYKGMSGYTYNSNDNVFSDGTSSEMSAITGSLSGGFALTHTIKVSV
- a CDS encoding pirin family protein, translated to MLVQTPSKIFKSDFAVWKDENSCRIRKILTEEKDLNLRKVTEIVFDQGGKYRFEYKANCNLMILVLYGEILINDFNKQISAHEVFTLKSTETDFLSLKNNLEEEKADVLIVELESKNNDNSFLIKDLNIDLRNSLIQIAEDFDYPNFIGLYDGRKEDTYIFYKSQKSVFGMVINGAFEFQNRMLETRDAILLSEIETLEFEALSENALILLLEI
- a CDS encoding carbohydrate-binding domain-containing protein; amino-acid sequence: MKKQFYLIIAILLGLIVKAQQTIVVHNSGNNMFASSTSVVDSIKLDASYSKFKLSGNTTVLDIPKTAIDSLTFTSNPVNLTKIYIIYKGTENATIINPYASQGVNITATAGTVNVVSTATISNLEYNLLGTSTMGSLTMSSTLPSHFVLNNVNITNSAGPAINITGGQVHTFSSQSGTNNSLIDGSGSTKNGALQTDGKIIFSGSGILDITGIKKHGVSTPAGIEVQSGTVKVIAAASDGFHSEGFTMDNGTVSITATADAIDAGDNAVSVTGGSITATLTSPDVKAIKTGTSTITISGGNINLSLTGAQSKAISAKGNITFGGGTVTATLSGAAVLTASGNGFDPSYSTAIKTDTNVIINSGTLNLNLASTANGGKGISAGQNITVNGGSITVTTAGNGATYMNTTGVLDSYSSSAVSADGNLLISAGTVTTTSSGTGGKGLKADGTVTIGSAVGIPELNITTTGTRFLVSGTDYSHPKTLVAAGAIIINNGLNKFTSTDDGIHSDASITVNGGTNTVSAISATSGVGEGVEAPIITFTGGVNNITASNDGINATYGTVSGGTEANDNSHLYISGGIVVVTGSDAIDSNGNITITGGTTIVNGPTSQPEEGIDFNGTFLMNGGLLISGGSNANMTKAMSTLSTQVGMYLKSSAQLAATSVFHIENAAGTEMVTFKPKNGVYYFHFSSPNLTQGTGYKVYFGGTYTGGSYIGGTLGWGLYTGGTYSTTGGTLKSTFTTSTTAKVNTVSF
- a CDS encoding T9SS type A sorting domain-containing protein, coding for MKNFNILNKLFLVGMVSLGISTFGQTTIKVTYYTGATQDYTVDNSGKLYFSGTNLLVSTTYAAANVSIPTNIIRKITFTSLNLATQEIGQNKSKLRLYPNPCTDFIKISSDKKERMNVKIYSSSGILVLKGIFQPDEEINISSLSAGFYLLQAGQTTLKMIKK